Proteins encoded within one genomic window of Ranitomeya variabilis isolate aRanVar5 chromosome 4, aRanVar5.hap1, whole genome shotgun sequence:
- the LOC143766496 gene encoding uncharacterized protein LOC143766496 isoform X2 — protein MWSAALWVEVSTISDPLSEDLLYESIFLIYPSKMDMDRDKMAERILHLTLEILFRLTGEDYTVMKKTSSEHCQDPVSEGWRRPLSPFTGPPPHLIHEDINDQKILELTYKMTELLTGEVPIRCQDVAVYLSMEEWEYLAGHKDVYKEVMMEVPQPLTSPVLSSRRTTPERCPRPLLPQDCKQEDPNVPQDHQGEDLTHINTTETYVRDDEWCKEEIPTYNYPDDYTRRSEGQLTSSVFKSDNLEIPQDTIEVNAITPGIPSSLHSKDLSSDLLKQVLSSDSLPTTKENQSHKISIKKQIGPEVKKPFSLLEYGNHIPLKESFLKHQKIQTAENRFSCSKCGRCFNQKWNLVTHQRTHTGEKPFSCAECGKYFTHKSNFVEHQRTHTGEQSFSCSECGKCFNQKAHLDTHQRLHTGEKPFSCSECGKCFNHKSNLVKHQRTHTGEKPFSCSECGKHFNQKAHLDSHQRIHTGEKPFSCSECGKYFTHKSNFVDHQRTHTGEQSFSCSECGKCFNQKAHLDTHQRLHTGEKPFSCSECGKCFNNKSNLVKHQRTHTGVKPFSCSECGKCFNHKSNLVKHQRTHTGVKPFSCSECGKHFNQKAHLDSHQRIHTEEKPFSCSECGKYFNRKSNLVQHQRIHTGEKPFSCSECGKCFNWKAHLDSHQRIHTGEKPFSCSECGKYFNQKSDLVKHQRTHTGEKLFSCSECGKCFNQKANLDSHQRIHTGEKPFSCSECGKCFNLKAHLDSHQRIHTGEKPFSCSE, from the exons gattacacagtaatgaagaagacctctagtgaacactgtcaggaccctgtgtctgagggatggagaagacccctgagccctttcacggggcctccacctcacctgatacatgaggacatcaatgaccagaagatcctagaactcacctacaagatgactgagctgctgactggagag gttcctataaggtgtcaggatgtcgccgtctatttgtccatggaggagtgggagtatttagcaggacacaaagatgtgtacaaggaagtcatgatggaggttccccagcccctcacatcaccag ttctatccagtaggaggacaacaccagagagatgtccccgtcctcttcttccacaggactgtaaacaagaagatcccaatgttcctcaggatcatcag ggtgaagatctaacccacattaatactacagagacatatgtgagggatgatgagtggtgtaaagaggagattccaacATACAACTACCCAG atgactACACCAGGCGATCAGAGgggcagctgacatcttcagtttttaaatcagataatcttgagatcccacaggatacaattgaagtgaatgccattactccaggtataccatcatcccttcacagcaaagatctatcgtctgatcttttgaaacaggtcctgtcttctgattcattaccgactactaaggaaaatcaaagtcacaaaataagcattaaaaaacaaattggtccCGAAGTAAAGAAGCCATTTTCACTTTTAGAATATGGAAATCATATTCCCCTCAAAGAATCTTTTCTTAAGCATCAAAAAATTCAAacagcagagaatagattttcttgttccaagtgtgggagatgttttaaccagaagtggaatcttgttacacaccaaagaacacacacaggggagaagcctttttcatgtgcagaatgtggtaaatattttacacacaaatcaaattttgttgagcaccagagaactcacacaggtgagcagtctttttcatgttcagaatgtgggaaatgttttaatcagaaagcgcatcttgatacccaccagagattacacacaggagaaaagcctttttcctgttcagaatgtgggaaatgttttaaccataaatcaaatttggttaagcaccagagaactcacacaggtgagaagcctttttcatgttcagaatgtgggaaacattttaaTCAGAAAgcacatcttgatagccaccagagaatccacacaggggagaagcctttttcatgttcagaatgtggtaaatattttacacacaaatcaaattttgttgatcaccagagaactcacacaggtgagcagtctttttcatgttcagaatgtgggaaatgttttaatcagaaagcgcatcttgatacccaccagagattacacacaggagaaaagcctttttcctgttcagaatgtgggaaatgttttaacaacaaatcaaatttggttaagcaccagagaactcacacaggtgtgaagcccttttcctgttcagaatgtgggaaatgttttaaccacaaatcaaatttggttaagcaccagagaactcacacaggtgtgaagcctttttcatgttcagaatgtgggaaacattttaaTCAGAAAgcacatcttgatagccaccagagaatccacacagaggagaagcctttttcatgttcagaatgtgggaaatattttaaccgcaAATCAAATTTGgttcagcaccagagaatccacacaggggagaagcctttttcctgttcagaatgtgggaaatgttttaactggaaagcgcatcttgatagccaccagagaatccacacaggggagaagcctttttcatgttcagaatgtgggaaatattttaaccagaaatcagatttggttaagcaccagagaactcacacaggtgagaagcttttttcatgttcagaatgtgggaaatgttttaatcagaaagcgaatcttgatagccaccagagaatccacacaggggagaagcctttttcctgctcagaatgtgggaaatgttttaacctgaaagcgcatcttgatagccaccagagaattcacacaggggagaagcccttttcctgttcagaat aa